The following coding sequences lie in one Sinorhizobium fredii USDA 257 genomic window:
- a CDS encoding ferritin-like domain-containing protein, producing the protein MHKASDHLQAWLRDAHAMEEQAITMLTSQSRRLENYPELKARIDRHLQETRDQAAMLERCLERLHGGSSAIKDISGKIVAIGQGLSGLFVSDEVVKGSLASYTFEHMEIASYKILIAAADYAGDQETKRICETILQQEVEMAEWLDQHAAEITRTFLERDQRGVTAKH; encoded by the coding sequence ATGCATAAGGCGAGCGACCATTTGCAGGCCTGGCTGAGGGATGCGCATGCGATGGAAGAACAGGCGATCACGATGCTCACCAGTCAATCCCGGCGGCTGGAAAACTACCCTGAGCTCAAGGCGCGGATCGATCGGCACCTACAGGAAACCCGCGATCAGGCCGCAATGCTCGAGCGTTGCCTTGAACGATTGCACGGCGGGAGCTCGGCCATCAAAGATATCAGCGGCAAGATCGTAGCCATCGGACAGGGTCTGAGTGGGCTCTTCGTCAGCGACGAAGTCGTCAAGGGCTCGCTTGCCAGCTATACGTTCGAGCATATGGAAATCGCCAGCTACAAGATCCTAATCGCTGCCGCCGACTACGCGGGCGATCAGGAAACGAAGCGGATCTGCGAGACCATTCTGCAGCAGGAAGTCGAGATGGCCGAGTGGCTCGACCAGCATGCCGCGGAAATCACCCGCACGTTCCTGGAACGGGATCAGCGCGGCGTGACGGCCAAGCACTGA
- a CDS encoding DUF1236 domain-containing protein: protein MKFRHSVLAFALAVSPLALGGVAVAQDTQQPQQQAPESQGTETQQMPGSDSQAVTGQKDDRCSKPNAPADCPKTPDTGTTGAISSSAGVEVTAEQQTQLRSVIKESSVQPVDKVDFDVSVGVAVPQSVTLHALPPRIVEIVPAYKSYKYFMLADGRIVIVDPNNMHIVAVIA from the coding sequence ATGAAATTCAGGCACTCAGTACTCGCATTCGCACTCGCCGTATCGCCCCTCGCTCTTGGTGGAGTTGCCGTGGCACAGGACACCCAACAACCGCAGCAGCAAGCCCCGGAGTCGCAGGGGACCGAGACCCAGCAAATGCCGGGTAGCGACAGTCAGGCCGTAACCGGCCAGAAGGACGATCGTTGCTCGAAACCCAATGCGCCGGCCGACTGCCCAAAAACCCCTGACACCGGTACGACCGGCGCCATCAGCTCTTCGGCTGGAGTAGAAGTGACGGCCGAGCAGCAAACCCAGCTGCGCAGCGTCATAAAGGAAAGCAGCGTTCAACCGGTTGACAAGGTGGACTTTGACGTGTCCGTCGGCGTTGCCGTGCCGCAGAGCGTGACTCTCCACGCCTTGCCGCCGCGGATTGTCGAGATCGTTCCCGCTTACAAGAGCTACAAATACTTCATGCTCGCAGATGGCCGGATCGTCATTGTCGATCCGAACAACATGCACATTGTCGCGGTCATCGCCTGA
- a CDS encoding META domain-containing protein, translating into MLNALSVASCACVLIELASVRPVAAVNVPGELIGSWRAEDVGDGGAIGDPEAVLDIREDGTYGGIGGCNMFTGVLSLSERTIAFGSVEAGRTICAPAIMEQEQRFLGTLKKELTWKVDGATLTLTGPDGASVMRLTSAQPTSSGITG; encoded by the coding sequence ATGCTGAACGCCCTGTCGGTCGCATCCTGTGCCTGCGTCCTGATCGAACTTGCCTCCGTGCGCCCCGTCGCTGCGGTGAACGTGCCGGGGGAACTGATCGGCTCCTGGCGCGCCGAGGACGTCGGCGATGGCGGAGCTATCGGCGACCCGGAGGCGGTTCTCGATATCCGCGAGGACGGTACTTATGGCGGCATCGGTGGCTGCAACATGTTCACCGGCGTGCTCAGCCTATCGGAACGAACCATCGCCTTCGGCTCGGTCGAAGCAGGGCGCACCATCTGCGCCCCCGCCATAATGGAGCAGGAGCAGAGATTCCTCGGCACGCTGAAAAAAGAGCTCACCTGGAAAGTGGATGGCGCGACGCTTACTCTGACGGGACCGGACGGCGCGTCTGTCATGCGCCTTACCTCGGCACAGCCAACCTCGTCGGGCATTACCGGTTAG
- the dxr gene encoding 1-deoxy-D-xylulose-5-phosphate reductoisomerase encodes MASGDEGKRRLTILGSTGSIGTNTLDVVARVGGRDRFEIAALTGNGNIPLLADQARRMGAELAVTADEHRYGELKDALSGSGIEVAAGRSGLIEAAERDAGWVMAAIVGNAGLGPTLAAARRGADIALANKECLVSAGSLFIEAVARGGGRLLPVDSEHNAIFQVLENDQRHAVERVVLTASGGPFRTKSLEEMRHVTADIARAHPNWSMGLKISIDSASMFNKALEMIEARHLFRLRPDQIEVIVHPQSVIHSMVGYSDGSVLAQLGCPDMRTAIGYALSYPKRCDLPIERLDFAKLARLDFEAPDEVRFPALRLARRAMETGGSQGAVLNGAKETALEAFIKGRIGFLAMAEIVEEVMDSLSDLPAAVTMDDVFAADEKARQTAAGLIS; translated from the coding sequence ATGGCATCCGGCGACGAAGGCAAGCGCCGTCTGACGATCCTGGGCTCCACCGGGTCGATCGGAACCAACACGCTCGACGTCGTCGCCCGGGTCGGCGGGCGCGACCGCTTCGAAATCGCCGCTTTGACCGGAAACGGCAACATACCGCTTCTCGCCGACCAGGCGCGACGGATGGGTGCGGAACTGGCGGTCACCGCCGACGAACACCGCTATGGCGAACTCAAGGATGCACTTTCCGGCAGCGGTATCGAAGTCGCCGCCGGGCGGAGCGGCCTGATCGAGGCGGCCGAACGCGATGCCGGTTGGGTGATGGCGGCAATCGTCGGCAATGCCGGGCTCGGCCCCACCCTTGCAGCCGCCCGCCGTGGTGCTGACATCGCGCTTGCCAACAAGGAATGTCTTGTCTCCGCCGGCAGTCTGTTCATTGAGGCCGTCGCCAGGGGTGGCGGCCGGCTGCTGCCCGTCGACAGCGAGCACAACGCGATCTTCCAGGTGCTGGAGAACGATCAGCGCCATGCCGTCGAGCGCGTCGTCCTGACGGCCTCCGGCGGCCCGTTCCGCACCAAGTCCCTTGAGGAGATGCGGCATGTGACGGCCGACATCGCCCGCGCCCATCCGAACTGGTCGATGGGGCTGAAGATCTCGATCGACAGCGCCTCGATGTTCAACAAGGCGCTGGAAATGATCGAAGCCCGCCATCTCTTCCGGCTGCGCCCCGACCAGATCGAGGTGATCGTCCATCCGCAGTCGGTCATCCACTCGATGGTCGGCTACAGCGACGGATCGGTGCTGGCGCAGCTCGGCTGCCCCGACATGCGCACGGCGATCGGCTATGCCCTATCCTATCCGAAGCGCTGCGACCTGCCGATCGAGCGGCTCGACTTCGCCAAGCTTGCCCGGCTTGATTTCGAGGCACCGGACGAGGTCCGCTTCCCGGCTTTGCGCCTGGCGCGGCGCGCCATGGAGACGGGCGGCAGCCAGGGTGCGGTGTTGAACGGCGCCAAGGAAACCGCCCTCGAGGCCTTCATCAAGGGCCGCATCGGCTTTCTTGCCATGGCGGAGATCGTCGAAGAGGTGATGGACAGCCTCTCCGACTTGCCGGCTGCTGTGACCATGGACGATGTCTTCGCAGCGGATGAAAAAGCCCGGCAGACGGCTGCCGGGCTGATCAGTTAA